One part of the Paraglaciecola sp. L3A3 genome encodes these proteins:
- a CDS encoding DEAD/DEAH box helicase gives MSFDSLGLCTELLKVVAEQGYNKPSPIQIEAIPAVLSGRDVMAVGQTGTGKTAAFTLPILQLLAAGSPLQALSVRALIITPTRELAAQIAASVKKYKGHSNICSAAVFGGVRIEPQIIQLETGIDILVATPGRLIDLYNQQAINFEQLEVVVFDEADRMLDLGFIDEISHIQSLLPNKRQSLMFSATFSQQIKSLAKGMLNNPLLIEVTAANSVVESIQQKLHPVDKSRKSELLIYLIKKHKWPQVLVFSRTKHGANDLVSQLKNFGINADSIHANRTQHARTIALDGFKNANIQVLVATDIASRGIDVNQLACVVNFDLPYVPEDYVHRIGRTGRVGSLGLAVSFYSEDESKQLQAIERLIGHKLARENISSFMPTKKKAPVASVKEDDDDLYGNFEAAPKPSDKSKGRGNNGANSSKRKRRNN, from the coding sequence ATGTCATTTGACTCATTAGGTTTGTGTACCGAGTTACTTAAAGTAGTGGCTGAACAAGGTTACAACAAACCATCGCCGATTCAGATTGAAGCGATTCCAGCTGTGCTGAGCGGCCGTGATGTGATGGCTGTAGGACAAACCGGTACGGGCAAAACGGCTGCTTTTACGTTACCTATTTTGCAGCTATTAGCGGCAGGTTCTCCACTGCAGGCACTCAGTGTGCGTGCGTTAATTATTACTCCAACCCGTGAGTTGGCTGCTCAAATAGCTGCCAGTGTAAAAAAATACAAGGGTCATAGTAATATTTGTTCTGCAGCTGTATTTGGTGGAGTAAGAATTGAGCCTCAGATAATACAATTAGAAACTGGTATAGATATATTAGTTGCAACCCCTGGTCGCTTGATTGATTTATATAATCAACAGGCCATTAACTTTGAGCAGCTTGAGGTGGTGGTGTTTGATGAGGCTGATCGTATGCTCGATTTAGGTTTTATTGACGAAATTAGTCACATTCAAAGTTTACTGCCAAACAAACGGCAAAGTTTAATGTTTTCAGCCACTTTTTCTCAACAAATTAAGTCTCTGGCTAAAGGTATGTTGAACAACCCTTTGTTGATTGAAGTGACAGCCGCCAATAGTGTTGTTGAGAGTATTCAGCAGAAATTACATCCAGTAGACAAATCACGTAAAAGTGAGCTATTGATCTACCTAATTAAAAAGCACAAATGGCCTCAAGTCTTGGTGTTTAGCCGAACGAAGCATGGCGCTAATGATTTAGTTAGCCAGCTGAAAAATTTTGGGATTAATGCTGATTCTATTCATGCTAACCGGACCCAGCATGCCAGGACAATAGCTTTAGATGGCTTCAAAAATGCTAATATTCAGGTGTTAGTTGCCACTGATATAGCCTCTCGAGGCATAGACGTTAACCAATTAGCTTGTGTAGTGAATTTTGATTTACCTTATGTGCCAGAAGATTATGTACATCGTATTGGACGTACTGGCCGTGTAGGCTCCTTGGGCTTAGCTGTATCATTTTACAGCGAGGATGAAAGTAAACAATTACAAGCTATTGAGCGTTTAATTGGGCACAAACTGGCACGAGAAAATATTTCGTCTTTTATGCCTACCAAGAAGAAAGCGCCTGTGGCTTCAGTCAAAGAAGATGACGATGATCTGTATGGTAATTTTGAAGCAGCTCCCAAACCCAGTGATAAGTCTAAAGGTCGAGGGAATAATGGTGCTAATTCATCTAAGCGAAAACGTCGTAATAATTAG
- a CDS encoding Do family serine endopeptidase has translation MNKVVNRLAVACCVVAISWSSQAALPFFSTDKDEIPSLAPMLDKTTPAIVSISVEGTQVSTQKVPEMFKHFFGGPNEQVQERPFKGLGSGVIIDAKKGYVVTNNHVVDNADEITVKLTDGREFKARKLGADAQSDIALLKIEPENLTAVPLADSDDLRVGDFVVAIGNPFGIGQTVTSGIVSALGRSGLNIGGYEDFIQTDAAINRGNSGGALVSLRGELVGINTAIFGPNGGNVGIGFSIPSNMMKSLVDQIIEFGEVRRGLLGITGQDIDSGLAEAMNLDVNKGAFVSEVTPDSAAEKGGIQAGDIITEINGKTIVSFQELRAKIASKGAGSKLELTILRKGKRKVIDVVLGDATQAVVAAKEIHPALEGAVLTNGKTKQGDNGVVISELENRSPAARIGLQDGDVIIGVNRKPVDTVMKLRNELDESKGVIALNIKRGLASIYLVIR, from the coding sequence ATGAATAAAGTAGTCAATCGTTTAGCTGTCGCATGTTGTGTTGTAGCTATAAGTTGGTCATCGCAGGCAGCTTTGCCTTTTTTTTCAACGGATAAAGATGAAATACCTAGCCTAGCTCCGATGTTGGATAAAACCACTCCAGCAATAGTTAGTATTTCTGTAGAAGGCACTCAAGTTTCCACTCAAAAAGTACCAGAGATGTTTAAACACTTTTTTGGTGGGCCAAATGAGCAAGTACAAGAGCGTCCATTTAAAGGTTTAGGATCGGGTGTCATTATCGATGCCAAAAAAGGTTATGTTGTAACCAATAATCATGTTGTCGATAACGCTGATGAAATTACCGTTAAATTAACTGATGGCCGCGAATTCAAAGCTAGAAAATTAGGGGCTGATGCACAAAGTGATATCGCGCTTTTAAAAATAGAGCCAGAAAATTTAACTGCTGTTCCTTTAGCCGACTCAGATGATTTGCGTGTTGGTGATTTTGTAGTAGCGATTGGTAACCCTTTTGGTATAGGGCAAACAGTGACCTCAGGGATTGTCAGTGCATTAGGCCGTTCAGGCTTAAATATTGGCGGTTATGAAGATTTTATTCAAACAGATGCAGCAATTAACCGTGGTAATTCAGGTGGGGCCTTAGTCAGTTTGCGAGGCGAATTAGTTGGCATTAACACTGCTATTTTTGGACCTAACGGCGGTAACGTGGGTATTGGTTTCTCAATACCATCAAACATGATGAAAAGTTTAGTCGATCAAATCATTGAATTTGGCGAAGTACGTCGTGGACTTTTAGGTATCACAGGCCAAGATATTGACTCAGGATTGGCTGAAGCGATGAACTTAGATGTTAATAAAGGTGCATTTGTTAGTGAAGTAACGCCCGACTCTGCAGCTGAAAAAGGCGGCATCCAAGCTGGCGACATCATTACCGAAATTAACGGTAAAACGATTGTTAGCTTTCAAGAACTACGAGCTAAAATTGCCAGTAAAGGGGCAGGAAGCAAACTTGAGTTAACCATTTTACGTAAAGGAAAGCGCAAAGTGATTGATGTAGTACTTGGTGATGCAACCCAAGCAGTTGTTGCGGCTAAAGAAATTCATCCAGCTCTTGAAGGTGCGGTTTTAACCAATGGTAAAACCAAACAAGGTGATAATGGTGTGGTGATTTCAGAACTCGAAAATCGCTCTCCCGCTGCCAGAATAGGCCTACAAGATGGTGATGTGATTATTGGTGTTAACCGTAAACCTGTTGATACAGTAATGAAATTACGCAATGAATTGGACGAATCAAAAGGCGTTATCGCACTCAACATTAAACGTGGACTTGCTTCCATATATTTAGTTATTCGTTAA
- a CDS encoding YebC/PmpR family DNA-binding transcriptional regulator: MGRKFEVRKVSMAKTAGAKTKVYSKYGKEIYVVAKNGGADPQANLSLRRLIEKAKKDQVPSHVIDKAIDKAVGGAGEDYVPARYEGFGPGGCMVIVDCLTDNNNRTITDVRNCFTKTASKLGVEGTVGHMFDHQAVFAFAGDDEDAVLEILMEADVDVTEVECEDGVITVYAPHTEFNNTRTALTDHNPDIQFDAEEITFIPQTEADVSGDDVETFDKFMDMLEDCDDVQHVYHNAVVNRD; the protein is encoded by the coding sequence ATGGGAAGAAAGTTTGAAGTTCGTAAAGTTTCTATGGCTAAAACAGCCGGAGCAAAAACGAAAGTATATTCTAAATATGGTAAGGAAATTTATGTTGTCGCTAAAAATGGCGGTGCTGACCCTCAAGCCAATTTATCGTTACGTCGCTTAATTGAAAAAGCTAAAAAAGATCAAGTTCCTAGTCATGTTATTGATAAAGCCATCGATAAAGCAGTAGGTGGCGCTGGTGAAGACTATGTACCTGCTCGTTACGAAGGTTTTGGTCCTGGTGGTTGTATGGTGATTGTTGATTGTTTAACCGATAATAATAATAGAACCATCACAGATGTACGTAACTGTTTTACTAAAACCGCCTCTAAATTAGGCGTAGAAGGTACAGTGGGTCATATGTTTGACCATCAAGCTGTATTTGCATTTGCCGGTGATGATGAAGATGCTGTGTTAGAAATCTTGATGGAAGCTGATGTTGATGTCACTGAAGTGGAATGTGAAGACGGCGTGATTACCGTGTATGCACCCCATACCGAGTTTAATAATACTCGCACAGCATTAACTGACCATAATCCAGATATTCAATTTGACGCTGAAGAAATTACCTTTATCCCACAAACTGAAGCCGATGTGAGTGGTGATGATGTAGAAACGTTTGACAAATTTATGGACATGTTAGAAGACTGTGATGACGTACAACACGTTTATCATAATGCGGTAGTTAACCGAGATTAG
- the folE gene encoding GTP cyclohydrolase I FolE gives MSEKLTGHYSEILSILGEDVNRNGLIDTPKRAAKAMEFLTDGYHKTVEEVVNGAIFEADTDEMVIVQDIEYYSLCEHHMLPFIGRCHIAYLPQGKVLGLSKFARIVDMYARRLQIQEGLTKQIADAVQEVTGAAGVGVIMEGKHMCMMMRGVQKQSSSMITSVMLGSLRTSDVTRNEFLRLIGK, from the coding sequence ATGTCAGAAAAATTAACCGGACACTACTCAGAAATCCTTTCAATTTTAGGAGAGGACGTCAATCGTAACGGTCTAATCGACACACCTAAACGAGCTGCAAAGGCCATGGAGTTTTTAACCGATGGTTATCACAAAACAGTAGAAGAAGTAGTGAATGGCGCCATATTCGAAGCAGATACCGATGAAATGGTCATAGTACAAGACATTGAGTACTACTCACTTTGTGAACATCATATGTTGCCATTTATTGGTCGATGTCATATTGCTTATTTACCCCAAGGAAAAGTTCTGGGCTTATCCAAGTTTGCCAGAATAGTCGACATGTATGCTAGAAGACTACAAATTCAAGAAGGCCTAACCAAACAAATTGCTGATGCAGTACAAGAAGTAACAGGCGCTGCTGGTGTAGGTGTCATCATGGAAGGTAAACATATGTGTATGATGATGCGCGGAGTGCAAAAACAAAGCTCGTCTATGATCACCTCTGTTATGTTAGGTTCATTGCGCACTTCAGATGTGACACGGAATGAATTTTTACGCCTCATAGGTAAATAA
- the zapE gene encoding cell division protein ZapE, protein MIEQTPWQKYQTDLLDADFQYDSAQENAVKELQRLFEELTQPEKKLTWRIKLQSAFGKGMTKPSIQGIYFWGGVGRGKTYLVDTFYECLPFENKMRIHFHRFMHRVHQELKKLAGHSDPLKSIAQIFADETKVICFDEFFVSDITDAMILGTLMEELFAHGIVLVATSNIVPDDLYKNGLQRARFLPAIELINQNTRIINVDSGVDYRLRTLEQAEIFHYPLDEQASKNLYQYFSQLAPELMTEKQNIEIEGRFIPSLHNADGVVMFEFRALCDGPRSQTDYMEISRLYHSVLISNVEQMGQTTDDIARRFIAMVDEFYERKVKVIMSAAVAMEDLYTQGQLNFEFKRCLSRLKEMQSHDYLASEHIP, encoded by the coding sequence ATGATAGAACAAACACCTTGGCAGAAGTATCAAACGGACTTACTTGATGCTGATTTTCAATATGATTCGGCTCAAGAAAATGCGGTTAAAGAGCTGCAACGCTTATTTGAAGAATTAACTCAGCCCGAAAAAAAATTAACTTGGCGGATAAAATTGCAGTCTGCTTTTGGCAAAGGTATGACTAAACCTTCAATCCAAGGGATATATTTTTGGGGTGGGGTAGGTCGAGGTAAAACCTATTTAGTTGATACCTTTTATGAATGTTTGCCCTTTGAAAATAAAATGCGCATACATTTTCATCGTTTTATGCACAGAGTCCATCAAGAGTTAAAAAAATTGGCTGGTCACTCTGATCCGCTCAAAAGCATAGCGCAAATTTTTGCCGATGAAACTAAGGTCATTTGTTTTGATGAATTTTTTGTTTCTGATATTACCGACGCTATGATCTTGGGTACCTTAATGGAAGAGTTGTTTGCTCATGGTATTGTGCTTGTTGCAACTTCTAACATAGTACCCGATGACTTGTATAAAAATGGGTTACAGCGTGCTAGATTTTTACCTGCGATTGAATTGATTAATCAAAATACTCGCATAATTAATGTCGACAGCGGCGTGGATTATCGTTTACGAACTTTAGAGCAGGCTGAAATTTTTCATTATCCTTTAGATGAGCAAGCTAGTAAAAACTTGTATCAGTATTTTAGTCAATTGGCGCCTGAGTTGATGACAGAAAAACAAAATATTGAAATTGAAGGGCGCTTTATTCCTTCATTGCATAACGCAGATGGTGTGGTGATGTTCGAATTTAGAGCCCTTTGTGATGGGCCACGAAGCCAAACTGATTATATGGAAATAAGTCGCTTGTATCATTCTGTATTAATTAGCAATGTTGAACAAATGGGGCAAACCACTGACGATATTGCTCGAAGGTTTATTGCCATGGTGGATGAATTTTATGAACGTAAAGTCAAAGTGATTATGTCAGCAGCAGTGGCAATGGAAGATTTATATACTCAAGGCCAGCTTAATTTTGAATTTAAACGCTGTTTAAGCCGCCTTAAAGAAATGCAATCTCATGATTATCTAGCATCGGAGCACATCCCGTAA
- a CDS encoding aspartate aminotransferase family protein — translation MNITRDLFDDVMVPNYSPAAMIPVKGLGARLWDQAGIEYIDFAGGIAVNVLGHCHPALVNTLKKQGETLWHLSNVLTNEPAIRLAKKLVDATFAEKVYFGNSGAEANEAALKLARRYALDRFSEDKNQIIAFKQGFHGRTFFTVTVGGQAAYSDGFGPKPGNIDHIEYNDLAALETLISDKTCAVIMEPLQGEGGIVSPSTKFVQGVRELCDKHNALLIFDEVQTGVGRTGDLFAYMGLGVIPDILTTAKSLGGGFPISAMLTTTAIAEHLKVGSHGSTYGGNPLACAVAETVLDIVNTQEVLDGVKQKEQLFRQGLETINQKYTCFSEIRGKGLLLGAVLNDKYAGRARDFLVAAADEQLMCLIAGANVIRFAPSLVISDEDIQQGLVRFEHAVAKVVKS, via the coding sequence ATGAATATTACCCGCGATTTATTTGATGACGTAATGGTCCCCAATTACAGCCCCGCAGCCATGATCCCAGTGAAAGGATTAGGCGCTCGATTATGGGATCAGGCCGGCATCGAATATATAGATTTTGCCGGTGGTATTGCGGTAAATGTGCTGGGACATTGTCACCCAGCATTAGTCAACACATTGAAAAAACAGGGCGAAACTTTATGGCATTTGAGTAACGTTTTGACCAATGAACCTGCCATACGTCTAGCTAAAAAGTTAGTAGACGCAACGTTCGCAGAAAAAGTCTATTTTGGTAATTCTGGTGCTGAAGCAAATGAGGCAGCATTAAAATTAGCAAGACGTTATGCTCTGGATAGATTTAGTGAAGACAAAAACCAAATCATTGCTTTTAAACAGGGCTTTCATGGTCGCACATTTTTCACCGTCACTGTAGGCGGGCAAGCTGCTTATTCTGATGGATTTGGGCCTAAGCCGGGCAATATTGACCATATTGAATATAACGATCTAGCAGCACTTGAAACCTTAATATCAGACAAGACCTGTGCTGTCATCATGGAACCTTTACAAGGTGAAGGTGGCATTGTTAGCCCTTCTACAAAGTTTGTACAAGGTGTTAGGGAGTTATGTGATAAACACAATGCCTTGCTTATTTTTGATGAAGTACAAACTGGTGTTGGCCGTACCGGCGATTTATTTGCTTACATGGGATTAGGTGTAATACCTGATATTCTAACCACAGCTAAATCTTTAGGTGGTGGCTTTCCAATTAGTGCAATGTTAACCACAACGGCTATCGCTGAACATTTAAAAGTAGGTTCTCATGGCAGTACTTACGGTGGTAATCCGCTAGCTTGCGCAGTAGCCGAAACCGTTCTTGATATAGTCAATACTCAGGAAGTATTAGATGGAGTAAAACAAAAAGAACAATTATTTCGTCAGGGTCTAGAAACTATAAACCAAAAATATACATGTTTTTCTGAGATACGAGGTAAAGGTTTATTACTTGGCGCCGTGTTAAATGACAAATATGCAGGACGTGCTCGAGACTTTTTAGTTGCTGCCGCAGATGAACAACTGATGTGTTTAATCGCTGGCGCTAACGTTATACGTTTTGCACCTTCTTTAGTAATTTCAGACGAAGATATACAACAAGGATTAGTTCGTTTTGAACATGCTGTCGCTAAAGTGGTGAAAAGCTAA
- a CDS encoding chloride channel protein: MKLDSFRQELATPRTSLQLCVVGIISGVCAALLIILFRLTIDWMQSFFLLESNEFGDLSPNFRFFMPIVGALLILVIAYLTGFKYYRMGIPFVIHRVKHFFGDIPIPTSINQFFGGAIALASGFSVGREGPSVHLGAAGSTFFGKWFKLPENSIRILSGCGIAAGISASFNTPFAAVIFVMEVVFREYKIHIFIPVMLAAACGSVLTRIVFGETQELSFIQFNEFSRWIYLYLVIFGISLGCIASLFNHSLMHVMQKFSQISMVYRLLLAGVLTGVIGFILPEALGAHFHSAHQLFDQNMNIYLVIAVLCAKFILTIAAIGLGVPGGIMGPVFVIGMLSGALLCTPLGLFVDDTSNLTGSFSLLGMAGLMTAVVHAPLAALSAVMELSYSPELILPAILVVVPAYITSTQFLGNRSIFIRQLDFQKLPYTTSPITESLEKTGVLAVMHKNFKLVSSEDTQPISEFKNDESIKLLQKTEDDSHPFSLLEYDRGIDDEAARLILTPVQGVKFQSTLAEVYKLLENKRTGAVYIYADTIDNIIGIVTWETLRNYLHKARY; this comes from the coding sequence GTGAAACTAGACTCATTCAGACAAGAACTTGCCACACCTCGGACATCATTACAATTGTGTGTGGTGGGAATTATAAGTGGTGTTTGTGCGGCTTTATTAATCATTCTATTTCGCCTAACGATTGATTGGATGCAATCTTTTTTCTTATTAGAAAGTAATGAATTTGGTGACCTGAGTCCTAATTTCCGCTTTTTCATGCCTATAGTTGGGGCTTTATTAATTTTAGTCATCGCTTATTTAACTGGGTTTAAATATTACAGAATGGGCATTCCATTTGTTATTCACAGAGTTAAACATTTTTTTGGTGACATCCCTATCCCAACATCCATTAATCAATTTTTTGGCGGAGCCATTGCTTTAGCATCTGGATTTTCTGTCGGTCGAGAGGGTCCATCTGTACATTTAGGGGCGGCAGGCAGTACATTTTTTGGGAAATGGTTTAAATTACCTGAAAATAGCATCCGCATTTTATCAGGCTGCGGCATCGCGGCCGGTATTTCGGCCTCTTTTAACACCCCCTTCGCAGCAGTTATATTTGTCATGGAAGTAGTGTTCCGAGAATATAAAATTCATATTTTTATTCCGGTCATGTTAGCAGCAGCCTGTGGTAGCGTGTTAACTCGCATTGTTTTTGGCGAAACACAAGAATTGTCGTTCATTCAGTTTAATGAATTTAGTCGCTGGATTTATCTTTATCTGGTTATTTTCGGCATTAGTTTAGGCTGTATCGCTAGTTTATTTAACCACAGTCTAATGCACGTCATGCAAAAATTTAGTCAAATAAGCATGGTTTACCGATTGTTATTAGCTGGAGTTTTAACCGGCGTAATTGGTTTTATATTACCTGAGGCCCTAGGTGCCCACTTCCATTCTGCCCACCAGCTATTTGACCAAAACATGAATATATATTTAGTGATTGCTGTGTTGTGTGCAAAATTTATTCTGACAATTGCAGCCATTGGTTTAGGTGTGCCAGGAGGCATCATGGGCCCAGTATTTGTAATTGGCATGTTGAGTGGCGCATTATTATGTACACCTTTGGGTTTATTTGTTGATGATACAAGTAACCTAACAGGCAGTTTCTCTTTATTAGGTATGGCAGGTCTTATGACAGCTGTAGTGCATGCCCCGTTAGCGGCACTTTCAGCTGTTATGGAACTTTCGTATAGTCCTGAGTTAATATTGCCGGCAATTTTAGTTGTTGTTCCTGCTTACATCACTTCAACTCAATTTTTAGGTAACCGTTCAATATTTATCAGGCAATTAGATTTCCAAAAATTACCTTACACCACCTCCCCTATAACTGAATCATTAGAAAAAACAGGTGTGTTAGCGGTAATGCATAAAAACTTCAAATTAGTATCTTCTGAAGATACCCAGCCCATATCCGAATTCAAAAATGATGAAAGCATTAAACTATTACAAAAAACTGAAGATGACAGCCACCCATTTTCATTATTAGAATATGATAGAGGAATCGATGACGAAGCAGCCCGCTTGATATTAACTCCAGTTCAAGGGGTTAAGTTTCAAAGCACCTTGGCCGAAGTATACAAATTGCTTGAAAATAAACGAACTGGAGCCGTTTATATTTATGCTGATACAATAGACAACATCATAGGTATAGTGACTTGGGAAACCTTAAGAAACTACTTACACAAAGCGAGATACTAA
- the erpA gene encoding iron-sulfur cluster insertion protein ErpA — protein sequence MTVQTALPIEFSDAAAKKVRTLVEEEENPNLKLRVYVTGGGCSGFQYGFTFDEKVNEGDTTIDKNEVTLVVDPMSLQYLVGGEVDYTEGLEGSRFLVNNPNATTTCGCGSSFTV from the coding sequence ATGACGGTGCAAACCGCTTTGCCCATTGAATTTTCCGATGCTGCTGCAAAAAAAGTAAGAACATTGGTGGAAGAAGAAGAAAATCCAAATTTAAAATTGAGAGTTTATGTGACCGGTGGTGGATGTTCGGGATTTCAGTATGGTTTCACTTTCGATGAAAAAGTCAATGAAGGCGATACCACAATAGATAAAAATGAAGTGACTTTAGTGGTCGATCCTATGAGCTTACAATATTTAGTAGGTGGTGAAGTGGATTACACCGAAGGTCTAGAAGGTTCACGCTTTTTAGTTAACAACCCAAATGCAACGACAACTTGTGGCTGTGGTTCTTCTTTTACTGTCTAA
- a CDS encoding ZapG family protein, producing MDWFIGLLLLILGGIIGYFVAKYFNDADKKRQEDTKNEQTIQEIMAQQAIQHIQDSKHIAQQISQQSEALAQQLANYEQAVIAQKSGGEDAKLNYFGEHATTYLRNKSENPSREKDSANVQPLDFSSESSGLFSGSTDSQVKEIK from the coding sequence ATGGATTGGTTTATAGGATTATTGTTATTAATTTTAGGCGGTATTATTGGTTACTTTGTTGCAAAATATTTCAATGATGCAGACAAAAAACGCCAAGAAGACACAAAAAATGAACAAACTATTCAAGAAATAATGGCCCAACAAGCTATTCAACATATACAAGATAGTAAACATATAGCCCAGCAAATTAGTCAACAATCAGAAGCATTAGCTCAACAGTTAGCTAATTACGAACAAGCCGTTATCGCCCAAAAATCGGGAGGGGAAGACGCAAAATTAAATTATTTTGGCGAACACGCCACCACTTATTTACGCAACAAAAGTGAGAACCCCAGTCGTGAAAAAGATAGTGCCAATGTACAACCACTAGATTTTTCTTCTGAGAGTTCTGGACTTTTTTCAGGTTCAACAGATTCACAGGTGAAGGAAATTAAGTAA
- a CDS encoding CopD family protein, producing the protein MTLLWIKALHLFFMIAWMAGIFYLPRLFVYHATTKEKVVKDQFKIMEKRLWFFVTPFALLTFIFGIWLIVLYGADWFAAAKWLHIKLLLVFALYIYHFYLYKLVKQFARDENKHSPLFYRFLNEAPVLVLLAIVSLAVVKYL; encoded by the coding sequence ATGACTCTACTTTGGATTAAAGCTTTACATCTTTTTTTTATGATTGCATGGATGGCCGGAATTTTTTACTTACCCAGATTATTTGTCTACCACGCAACAACAAAAGAAAAAGTAGTCAAAGATCAGTTTAAAATAATGGAAAAACGTTTGTGGTTTTTTGTTACGCCTTTTGCTCTATTAACCTTTATTTTTGGTATATGGTTAATAGTCTTATATGGCGCAGATTGGTTTGCTGCAGCTAAATGGTTACACATTAAATTACTATTAGTATTCGCTCTTTATATATATCATTTTTATTTATATAAACTGGTTAAACAGTTTGCTAGAGATGAAAACAAACATTCCCCCTTATTTTATCGTTTTTTAAACGAAGCGCCTGTATTAGTGTTATTGGCGATAGTCAGTTTAGCTGTGGTTAAATATTTGTAG
- a CDS encoding DUF6776 family protein — translation MKISELKQKVGAFQVYLLALILIGLCLYSGFHLGNVYYEQQEKALAVQEQSITNLKLENNKFIKNLNILGVELEVAKLAQKKAFIELEQGIEREKDLRKKIGFYQQVMAPELTAEGLLIDGFNVQPALSDNSFRFELVLIQQNKVKTSLNGILNISLIGSENGQAKKYSLESLLVNVTQEKLKFGFKYFQLVEGEITLPEGFEPEQVSVQADVYHYKTKKGEVSSTFDWLISES, via the coding sequence TTGAAAATATCTGAGTTAAAACAAAAGGTTGGTGCCTTTCAAGTATATTTGCTGGCGCTTATTTTAATAGGCCTATGTTTATACAGCGGTTTTCATTTAGGAAATGTTTACTATGAGCAGCAAGAAAAAGCCTTAGCTGTTCAAGAGCAGAGTATTACTAACTTAAAATTAGAGAACAATAAGTTTATTAAGAACTTAAATATTTTAGGTGTTGAACTAGAGGTGGCTAAGTTAGCGCAAAAGAAAGCGTTTATAGAACTTGAGCAAGGTATTGAGCGAGAAAAAGACTTACGAAAAAAAATTGGCTTTTACCAACAAGTTATGGCGCCAGAATTAACCGCAGAAGGATTATTAATAGATGGTTTTAATGTACAGCCAGCATTAAGCGATAATTCTTTTCGCTTCGAGTTAGTATTAATTCAACAGAATAAAGTTAAGACTTCGTTAAATGGAATATTAAATATTTCACTTATTGGCAGTGAAAATGGCCAAGCAAAAAAGTATTCCTTAGAGTCGTTATTAGTTAATGTGACTCAAGAAAAACTCAAATTTGGCTTTAAATACTTTCAGTTAGTGGAAGGCGAGATAACCTTACCCGAAGGCTTTGAACCAGAGCAAGTATCGGTTCAGGCCGATGTTTATCACTATAAAACTAAAAAGGGAGAGGTCTCCTCAACTTTCGATTGGCTTATTTCAGAAAGTTAA